A region of the Salvia splendens isolate huo1 chromosome 11, SspV2, whole genome shotgun sequence genome:
tcaaatcaggagtactagccgttttgtcccacttctaTGGCCTTTCGAAGAAATGTCCGTATGCTTTTCTGGAAGAATTCTgcagatactgtgatattcagcctgTGCGAGttggatccacatccgaagattacaggcttaaggctattcccttcgttttgaagggcgatacgggcgtctggctgtcaaggctgccggaaggatccatcaggacgtGGGCTgagttccgcatgatattcctcgatcgtttctttccaacatcaaaaacaagtgccctaaaaagggaaattacagaagccagacaagAGTCcgacgagcccctcggccagtactgggataggttccaagggctgcttcaagcatgccctaaccaaAAACTGGGGGgaaggagatctactcgatcttctatggcggactcacggtggacagcaagaacgacctcaacctcgcagcacaaggggatttctcaaaaaccctttttagccaagctaagaatataCTGGAAAGGTTGATTGGGCCTAAGCGGTCGTACGaaacatctcgagggcagtacaggagaggagcagtgcacgcagcagaggcgcgcaacgatgaaaagctggaggctcgattcaAGCAGATGGAGAGGAAACTGCTGGAAGCAGTAGAAAAAACGagaccgccgccaccgcctgcaccgaaggagacacagtatgtgccgcagccgccaccgccaggagagcatcattactattactgtgagtttccccctgaggtagagcaagtAAACGCCGTAGGCCACTGGATCccggggaagcagagagatgctccgtggagggaccaccccaacttcagatggactgatcagaatcaaagccaaccacaacAAGTACAACCCTCTgacgggcagtccaactggccagcCCGAATcctggatagaccaaacactggagggaatagAATGCAGGGTGGTCAGATaggttggtcaagtggacctcaagggaattggtcaagtggaggacagcctaactggtcaagccgacaacaggaaTGAGAATGGGGAAAACAACACCAAGCCCATCAGTATAGCAATCAGAGAAGGCATTCAAACAATCAACTGGTGAAttatgtcccgcagtaccaaagaggaaaccaaCAAGGGAACTCACAGTATTTCCAAGGGAACCAGCAAAATCCTTTCCCCTAGAATCAACCGGAACAGTATGGATTGCCTGGCTactaccagcaaggccatggaggaggccgatttaatcagagaaataacaggcagcaaaatgaaggtccaggggATATGATTCCACACCAGCCCCATGATGTTGTGCGAGAAATGCAGGAAGCCCAGAGAGAACATAGAGCTGACAACATAGAGAtagactgatcagaatcaaagccaaccacaacAAGTACAACCCTCTgacgggcagtccaactggccagcCTGAATcctggatagaccaaacactggagggaacagaaTGCGGGGTGGTCAGATaggttggtcaagtggacctcaagggaattggtcaagtggaggacagcctaactggtcaagccgacaacaggaaTGAGAATGGGAAAACCAACACCAAGCCCCTCAGTATAGCAATCAGAGAAGGCATTCAAACAATCAACTGGTGAAttatgtcccgcagtaccaaagaggaaaccaaCAAGGGAACTCACAGTATTTCCAAGGGAACCAGCAAAATCCTTTCCCCTAGAATCAACCGGAACAGTATGGATTGCCTGGCTactaccagcaaggccatggaggaggccgatttaatcagagaaataacatgcagcaaaatgaaggtccaggggATATGATTCCACACCAGCCCCATGATGTTGTGCGAGAAATGCAGGAAGCCCAGAGAGAACATAGAGCTGCATTAGAAATGCTTACGAAACAGTTATatcaggtcgccatgtcactaggCGAGCTAAGaggtaatgaaggaaagattccagCTACAGTGCAACCTCCAGCAGGGCGAGAGAACGTCaacacagtctctctgaaatcagaaggagtttatcagagCTCAACTGCAAATTTTCCAGCATCCAGGACAAGTCTTAATGAAAGCCTTGAATCCAgagcccttgatcaagtcacagcGAAAGAAGAGTCAAACATCTGTGAACAGGGTGCCGAAAAAAGGAGGAGGGTCGAACCAGAGGAAGTGACCGGTGTGATCCAACCTGTTGATCTTCCCTCCAAGAgaactgacccaggggtatttacgctcccaatttccatcaatattatgccatatTCAATATACAAGAAGCTGGAGAATGCTAAGCTCGTCAAAACCAATATggaaatacagctagcagatgggtcttgcatttaccccgagggagttctggaagattaaatcgtcaaggtgaacagattcatgtatcccgccgacttctttgttataaaaatgacggaaccaggagtggaggagtctattggaatccttttggggagacctttcctatccaCCGCCAACACAGTCATTGACTTCTGCCATGGGACAATTAATCTGGAGTTTAAAGGAGAGTGACTTACAGTCGGCATTAATGAAGCTGTAAGAAAGCCACAGGACAGAGAGAGCATACAAACAGTAAACGCTATCAGCCCTCGGAAACAGGAGTATTCGAAAAGGGAATCCTTCAAAGAGCCATCCTCTGGTTCCGCTGAAGAAGAATAGCTGAAGAGAGAGGCAGTAGAATGGTTTGATATGACAGTGACTGGAGCAATGGATGATCAAACCATTAGATGGGCAATTATCGAATTTTGCCAGCCGTCACAACCAgccgaggcaagagagattactCAACCAGGAAGGGTCaagaaaccacctgaccaagccgctCCATCAAAAGGAATGCTGAAGAAGGATCCCTCATTTACAAGGCAACTACTTTTCGTACCAGCATCTCCGATGGCTTTCAAGGACCTGTACAACTAGACAGATCACAAAACAGTCAAACCACGATTGCAGAAACAGGAAGAACTACTCTTCCAACACCAACCCCAGCTAATGCCCAAGAAGCAAAGTTCAAACTGGTCGGACCCTCGAACAGTCATGGCAAGGCACACACATGTGGCAAAACTTTCGTACCCTATTAACTGGGAGGAGATCAGAGCCTTGTTAAGGCACGCTGGGGCCCGTGGAGGACTCATCAAGGATTCCACCGGGAGAGCCCAGGTCCTGACGAAGCCTCCCCAGGATGAcataaagtttaaattttctgATGTCTGCAAGGCCGCGTTCCCATTTCTGAAAGATCGATTGACGAGTTGTTCTATAATACGCGGCCCTAACTGGAATCACTCCTTTGAGGTGATATGTGAGACTAGTAACTGTGCTGTGGGAGCAATACTAAGTCAGAAAATCCAAGGGAAAAGTTATGTTGTCCTCTATGCATCAAAAATATTGGATCAGGCGCAAAGGAACTATGATGTGACCAAGAAAGAAATGCTATCAGTAGTCTTTGCATTTGGGGAGTTCAGACAACACCTACGTGGGTCCAAAGTGATGGTGTATACAAACCAtgcggccatcaaatacctATCATCTAAGAGGAGATCAAACCAGCATTTGATCAGATGGTtactccttctacaggagtttgagTGGGAAGCAGTTGATAGGAAAAAGATGTGAAAACATAGAGGCGAGGTTAGTATAGTTTTTATTTGATCTTTTCTAATGAATTGTAGAGATAAGGGGAAATTatgaaaagtagtgtgcttaatgtTATAAAAGTGCAAGTTATGAAATAGAAATATTCAAAAGTGTGCTTGGTCTAGATAGGATGCCTTTGtaaaaagatagaaagaaaaagaaataaggttgtaaagaaaaagaaaagaaaaatcaaaggaatGGAATGTTagttgaaggatgaataattgTTAAAAGTGTCTTGGGTTTATAAGAAAAGTGGAATCTATTTTACTCTACTTGAGATTTTTATTTTAgccactttttagccaaatattcccCACCTACCAAAGAGtctacattacaacaaaaaataaagacctttcggacttttgatgcgtaatcacatctagtagatgAGGTATTATACTTTGAACAAGCTGATgagtgttagagtttgtatactagaaatcacctttcgagtgattgaatactgtaaaactctttattttattttccaatggatgaaacagattatttttttcataatgttgttatgttttacatttaatggtgtttattgcatgtttaaaaGCATAAGTAACTTAActaagtctaagtctttattttagCAGACTGGTTATGGgccgtccactttaaggtaacacggtcagttctgaacaaagaaaaataagaatttcacaacttagataggactagactacctatcgtaaaaggttgcaatgtcagtccgcatatttctaagccttactgaaataagatgacattgatgtggtagagcactgaattggatctaacagtgagacaagtctttataCTATCTACTGAATGACGAGGtattgataaattatttatttcttagtcaatgtacgttagcattgagcatatggtactgattatgcactactttgacttaccaaatggtgtgggtttttcgcaacccaataatcctggtatattgggtagtggtgattaatatctatgaataataaatcctggtatattgggtagtggtgattaatatctatgaataataaatcctggtatattgggtagtggtgattaatatcaaTTAATAATCCTAGTATGCactactctatgaataataaataagcgtttcttgctaagtccactcttggaattaataagatattaattaattaagttcatagcagacactaattaattgatggacgtttctatcttaagcgcgataaatgaacgacaaacaaatggaaactgataaggctcatttcatgcatcggtttaagggtgaaatacatgctacttgatcggtttatcgcgcaaaaaaagtgttaaatgtgcagaaataccacttgaccaaggcagcaaggctgaactgatcaagcaagtacaataggcgataAAAGACCAataatcgggggagttgatcaagggggagcgatcaagcagttaggtggaGACCGCTGGCtcctagaagaagaacacgtgaggaaatgagctggatatagcgcaccattctgttatcaagacgacgttctagaaggggacacgtgctggaatatgagacgcaaggacagagctgagtcacgaatttgttaccaaaaagcgtcgtcattctagaagaacaacacgtagcaatctatgagtcgctcactctcagaatgagcgaatattccctgtcaagatcgttatctagctagaggccgaatcgagcttataaatagagggtgtgccaccagaAGAAAGaaatccgagactttactttccgtctagtttagcttagcttagcgtagttcagctctctagcttagtttagttcagttctctagcttagttagataacttagtttaaagggcgaccgaaagggagcgcttcagaatactcatttctgttagcgttatcttaagtttcccgctgagattcttctcagtttttaccgctttcttagcttccaagtgttagcttagtttaaatttcacgttgtactcagcttttagtttaatcaaagttatttttgcttttaatacgcgcatttacttttctgttattacctgtaATTCatttgatccagtagttaaatttccattaatcaagctagctagtttaattctgtttagattaaaaacagta
Encoded here:
- the LOC121754578 gene encoding uncharacterized protein LOC121754578, translated to MPKKQSSNWSDPRTVMARHTHVAKLSYPINWEEIRALLRHAGARGGLIKDSTGRAQVLTKPPQDDIKFKFSDVCKAAFPFLKDRLTSCSIIRGPNWNHSFEVICETSNCAVGAILSQKIQGKSYVVLYASKILDQAQRNYDVTKKEMLSVVFAFGEFRQHLRGSKVMVYTNHAAIKYLSSKRRSNQHLIRWLLLLQEFEWEAVDRKKM